attattagttcaaacgtttagtagaaaatactctctcgattaagtttcaacctcacaatatgaaccaatttaagctcggtgaagctATGCATGATtttgtagtggattggtctttaggagaacctctctcgattatcctcctaactaggtcaaatcaaaaattcaactagcctctttcgattaccaAGAAGAactaatgaattcaaccaataagataatgcaaagacatcacaagttatgcctctctcgattacatgaacatgtaaaTATAAATGCAATAGTTAAAACaaccaaaatgattcaatacataaaactagagttaatatacACAAACAAATattaatacaccaaatccatcaatccttAAAGAGAAATACTCCACAGATATGAAGTAATCCATcataaatataaagaaaaacataaaacgatccaaacttttgtcttgagtgaggaatgaATGATGAATTTCTTGTACTTTCGCTTCTCCgcctcctccttagcctccttaggtcttagaagtgttaaaagtcccaaaataatatttttacatgtatttatacccaGTTGGCTCGGGCCCAGATGAAAATACCTTCTCCCGTGTGAAATAGGAAAatactctataaaatttacacAGGCACGCCGCATGGGGCAATGCGTCAtgtggggcattagtggggatttCCAGAGAGTTGATTTCTGACAGACGATAGGATTTTCTACAGGCGCGGCGCGCCACACGCCGCGGTTGTACAGTTTTCTCACTATCTGACTTTTTGCTTCGATTTTGACATCtccgaacgcgatcccggcttaatcccttgggcttttactcagacttcaaagctccaaatagttCAAATTCATTCtgtaatatctacatagctcggaatcctcctacaaggcataaaatatacaattagcacagaacactagcgattaaagctcaaactcaattaaagtgcagtaaatttgagtgcaataagcgactaaaatacgagattatagcctaccatcaacaccccacatttaaaccattgctcgtcctcgagcaatcaaactacatatcatatagacacgaccttttaaacaactctcataactcatcataccaagaatatttaaaatagattaagcacaataacGTAACATCAtagcctcaaaatttgactcaaaagcaccacacattatttataaccTGCTCACTTATTCTAACACATAGGTCAACaaaattacctttccttcatgaatcaagtgccctcaccacagTAGAGAGTCGTTTCACACACAatagaaattaaaaataattaggaactcaagattgaaagaattcactcactctttgaaacaacattcatatgccgcAAACTatgaaccataggctttcccATAGTGTACTACTTAACTAATCgagcttattcagtcaaggatcaagtagcactttaattggttgtaatataggttgcgggatgggtaggatacatttaaatataagagtgactacatctccctaagtactttagtacatacatttcattgttcaaaaacccacacttatgtcaaaccaaaactccacctttacatcaatatacattatTCCCAATttatttaagcacaattacatcaagatttaccactatcgtggaatattttgcacaatcatacaacattgtttttctttttcaattcaagaggctcttactttttttcaatacaatgcacatttctccttatttcattagttccactcaaaagccaaaccaatcaccccacacttcaacttttacaaagtttataATCAATTCAAGTGCTTACGAGAGGTAAACAGTttaatagatggtcaattcaaataaatgggtaagacttgtaatgtggtttccaaagaaacataattacaggctcaaaggggttaactaagatatataacaattaggtgggtaaaaacatataactggttcaacaaagaaatgcctaattcacttccaagactgaataaaactactatttcgcattacaaacacacggggcaagttctagacatcaactacAATGCACAGAATAATAAAAAAACCTCATACACACATGGTagataactcactcaagatcggAATAATCAAGATATTTTAAtcaagcagttaagcaaagttaaggtcatacaatttaaggtacttatgcaatAGTAAAAAAACTAAGACTAAGCATCACAaccaaagcactcactattctcaaggtataataaagtcaagagatattgcttccaaTTCAAAACACAGCACAAGGTTCCCTACTACTAACAAAcattaaaaactaactacacccgattcaaacaaaacccttggaaaagaaccgcggcacaaagaaaacccaagggggacttattacactacctaacaaaataaattctttttgtcttttcctttcgactttaatccctcaagatacccgtcgaatgatatccatcgtcgggaaaaatcgatAATTTAAAATGTTTATGTTttgtttcaaaatttatttttctctaactactaaaacaacaaaaactaacacatatacatatacatatacatataactaaccccctaccccacactttaagttgtggcatgtccccatgacacacaattaaaaagcataaggtaaaggaaacttccctaaatatttagtcggggtctgagtcgaagtcgggctccgtTCCACGTGCCCGAACCAATTCACACATCTATGCGGACAACTTCTTCttagccttcttggggtacaccccacacttatcctTTCCACTCGTTGCAGCCTTTTCATTTGAGCTCTTCagtttccactcaacacttgcagctgacTTCTCCTTCTTCACCCCCATTTCTACATTCATCgcaaaagtcacagtctcctcacccactctaagcatgagtcttCTCTCGTGCATGTCTAAGATTGATCTgcccgttgctaagaatggtcttcctaagatgagaGGGACCTCCTTATTGTCCTCCATATTCACTACTATAAAGTCTACaaaaaatacaaacttatctacccgcaTTAAAACATCTTCCACTATTCCCTCGGGTATCAGAGTTGTTTGGTCAgctagctgcaaagatattggtatcgaccttatctctccaatttcACTCTCCAGCTTCCTGTAAATAGACCAaggcattagattaattgaggcaccgGAATTACATAAAGGCTTATCAAAATTAAaagtgcctaaagagcaaggtatagtgaaactccctggatcttgacacttttgtgggagttgttctgcaagattgcactgcaatgctctatGAGCTTGATTATTGCTTTTTTTgtctatctttctcttctttgtcacgatttccttcaaaaatttgtataagctggcatttgggagagcacctttgtgaatggcaaatttacattaacttgTTTCAGCATATCCAAAAATCTCTTAAATTTCTTGTGCACCTTCTCTCTATAAAGATTTTGGGGAAAAGTTAAAGCAAGCATATGCCTGCTCTCTTCAGATTCATCCCTTCTTGAattctcttccttcttctttttttgagttccattcttgcctttcttcttcttatcaacttcatttaTTAGTTGCTCCtcactttctttttcaggtacCAACTCTTTTTGGATAGGGGTGGGTTCTTTCACTACCTGTCCACTTCTCAGAGTTATAGCATTTACCGTCTCCTTGGGGTTTCTTTCAGTATTAGCTGGCAAAGTACCTGGGATCCTTTTAGACAATATGGTGGCAATTTGTCTCACTTGCTTCTCCAAGTTTTGAAGCCCtgtgccaagttctttgatagctgcaccaTGTGCATCTAACCTCTCGTATATCTTGACAATAAAGGACTTCATCAGATCTTCTAGCCCATGCTGACTGGATTGTTGAGGTTGAAACTGCTGCCtttgctccaaaccaaacatcgactcaagtctaaaaatattacacgaactcactcgcgcgatcaaatcatcaaaataacatctaaaatcacgaatcggacCTCAAAATACATGAATTCAatatgaaacttaagaacttctaaaaagACAATCGCTCGTctaattcctatcaaatcaactcggaataacaccaaactttgcggacaagtttcaaatgacaaaatggacTTATCCCACGTCCCGAAAAAATCAAAACACGATAGCTATgaattcaacctacggtcaaacctccaaattttatTCCGgatatacgctcaagtccaaaatcatgatgcGAACCTAgtggagccatcaaaataccgctATGGGGTCTTTTTCACATAAATCaaacttcagtcaatattttcaacttaagtttctaaagagagaatcactcatccaaattcatttcgaatcatccaaaaatcaaattcgagcatgcacacaagtcataatataataggaagctactcaagacctcgaaccactgaacggaaccttaaagctcaaaacgataggttgggtcattacaactactatcaaacaagtcaaaaggtgTGAGGAATCACATCATTCTTCACCCTTTATTTCCTAA
The DNA window shown above is from Nicotiana tomentosiformis chromosome 8, ASM39032v3, whole genome shotgun sequence and carries:
- the LOC138897591 gene encoding uncharacterized protein; the encoded protein is MFGLEQRQQFQPQQSSQHGLEDLMKSFIVKIYERLDAHGAAIKELGTGLQNLEKQVRQIATILSKRIPGTLPANTERNPKETVNAITLRSGQVVKEPTPIQKELVPEKESEEQLINEVDKKKKGKNGTQKKKKEENSRRDESEESRHMLALTFPQNLYREKVHKKFKRFLDMLKQVNVNLPFTKVLSQMPAYTNF